A region of the Flintibacter sp. KGMB00164 genome:
AGCCGTATCCGGTGTTATTCTCCAGGTTGGCGCTGACCAGGGCGCTGCTGCCGTAGGCCAGCCCTACCCGCAGGGTGAGTTCATCGTTCCGGGCGGCCCGGGCAGGGGCCGCCATAGGCACCGCCACGGCCACGGCCAGAACCACTGCGGCAAGTTGCATAAATATTCTTTTCATGGTAAACCCCATTTCTCTAATTCTTCCCATGCGCTCCCTTGACACCTACCAGGAAAGATGGTAGGATAAATTCAAATTCTGCAAGATAGAGGCGCGGCTGACATGAGTAAGCGTGGCTAGGGAGCCGGTTCCCGTCTGAGCCATGTCCAAAGGGAAGGCCGCCGAAGGGTCCCTTCTGCCGGAGGAAGGGGGCTCTGGTCGCTTGGTTAACAGCCCTGTGACTGTCATCTGGGCGGGCGGCCCAGGTGGAGCGCTGTCTGCTTTTGTGAATATTTTGCCGGCTGCGGTGCGTCCAAACCACAGTCGTCATTATAGTACAAAATCAGCCGCTTGAAAAGCCGCTGATTTATTTTTTTACCCGGGCCAATATCTGGGCAGGATCCAATTCATTTATCTTACGCGCGGGACATAGAATACCCTGTGCTGTTGTGGAGGTAGAATGCTATGAAAAAGTATAAAGTAGGTATCATCGGCGGAACCGGCATGGTGGGCCAGCGGTTTGTCACCCTGATGGAGAACCATCCCTGGTTCCAGCTCACTGCCATCGCCGCCTCTCCCCGCTCTGCCGGTCAGCGCTACGAGGACGCCGTAGCCAACCGCTGGGCCATGAAGACCCCCATCCCCGCCGAGGCCAAGGACATCGTGGTGATGGACGCCGCCGCTGATGTGGAGAAGATCGCCGGCATGGTGGACTTCGTGTTCTGCGCCGTGGATATGAAGAAGGACGAGATCCGCGCCCTGGAGGAACGCTACGCCAAGGCCGAGTGCCCCGTGGTGTCCAACAACTCCGCCCACCGCTGGACCGACGACGTGCCTATGGTGGTACCTGAGATGAACCCCCAGCACCTGGAGGTCATCGCTTCCCAGCGTGAGCGTCTGGGCACCAAGCGCGGCTTCATCGCCGTGAAGTCCAACTGCTCCATCCAGTCCTACGCCCCCGCCCTGCACCCCCTGCTGAAGTACGGCATCGACAAGGTGCTGGTGTGCACCTACCAGGCTATCTCCGGCGCCGGCAAGACCTTTGAGCGCTGGCCCGAGATGGTGGATAACCTGATCCCCTACATCGGCGGCGAGGAAGAGAAGAGCGAGCAGGAGCCCCTGAAGGTGTGGGGCAAGGTGGAAGGCGGCAAGATCGTCAAGGCCGAGGGTCCCGCTATCACCGCTCAGTGCCTGCGCGTGCCCGTGTCCGACGGCCACACCGCCGCCGTGTTTGTCTCCTTCAAGGAGGGCTGCAAGCCCACCATCGAGCAGATCAAGGCCGACTGGGCTGCCTTCCAGGGCCGCGCTCAGGAGCTGCAGCTCCCCTCCGCCCCCAAGCAGTTCCTGCACTACTTCGAGGAGCCCGACCGTCCCCAGGCCAAGCTGGACCGGGAACTGGAGGGCGGCATGGCCATCTCCCTGGGCCGTCTGCGTGAGGACACCCAGTACGACTACAAGTTCGTGGGTCTGAGCCACAACACTCTGCGCGGCGCTGCCGGCGGTGCGGTCCTTCTGGCCGAGCTGCTGTGCGCTGAGGGCTACATGGATCGCTGAGAAACTGTCTTAATCCGGAGGGGAGAGGTCCTCTCCCCTCCCTTCTTATATTTTAACCAGAAAGGGTTGTGATTTTATGAGGACTCCCGTATTCACCGGCTCCTGCGTCGCCATCGCCACCCCCTTCGACGCCAACGGGACCATCAACTACGACGCTTTCGGACGCCTCATTGAGGCCCAGATCGCCGGCGGCGTAGACGCTATCTGTGTCTGCGGCACCACCGGTGAGTCGGCCACGATGACCATCCGGGAGCATATTGCCGCGGTGGACTACTGCGTGGAAAAGGTCAACCACCGGGTGAAGGTCATCGCCGGCGCGGGTTCCAACGACACCTCCGCCGCCGTCTACCTCTCCCTCCACGCCCAGGATTCCGGCGCTGACGCTCTGCTCCACGTCACTCCCTATTATAATAAGTGTACCCAGG
Encoded here:
- the asd gene encoding aspartate-semialdehyde dehydrogenase codes for the protein MKKYKVGIIGGTGMVGQRFVTLMENHPWFQLTAIAASPRSAGQRYEDAVANRWAMKTPIPAEAKDIVVMDAAADVEKIAGMVDFVFCAVDMKKDEIRALEERYAKAECPVVSNNSAHRWTDDVPMVVPEMNPQHLEVIASQRERLGTKRGFIAVKSNCSIQSYAPALHPLLKYGIDKVLVCTYQAISGAGKTFERWPEMVDNLIPYIGGEEEKSEQEPLKVWGKVEGGKIVKAEGPAITAQCLRVPVSDGHTAAVFVSFKEGCKPTIEQIKADWAAFQGRAQELQLPSAPKQFLHYFEEPDRPQAKLDRELEGGMAISLGRLREDTQYDYKFVGLSHNTLRGAAGGAVLLAELLCAEGYMDR